The Sandaracinus amylolyticus genomic interval GACGAACGCAGTGCCGGGCACGTTCGCGGCTTGCGGCGGCATCGAGTACGCGCGCCCTTCGAACATGACTTCCGCAGTGGGCCCGACGAACACCGGTACGCGCATCGCGAGAGTTTCCGGAGTCAGGCGCACCGGCCGCAGACGCGGCAGCTCCTGCTGCCGACGCGCTTCCGGAATCTCTGCGGTCGCGCGATTCGGCGTCTCGAAATTCACCTGACGCACCCACGCGGCGAGCTGCGCCTCGAGGTCTCGTTCATCGGCGAACATGCGCCACTTGAAGAACGAGCTCTTCACCCACTTCACCAGCTGCTCGACCGAGCCCTTCTGATTGCCGCTGCGCGGCGCGCACATCTCGGCGCCCACGCCGAGCTCGAGCATCACCTCGGCGAACGTCGTGTTGAACTGCTCGACCTCGCGACCGGGACCGCTCTTGGTCACGATCGTGCGCGGTCGATCGAACACGGCGAGCAGCGGCACGCCGCCGAACTCCCTGAAGTGCTTCACGAGCGTGCGCACCAGCGTCTCGACGCGCTCGTTCGGCACGAGCGTGACTGCCACGAAGCGCGAGTACTTCAGGCGCGACGCGAAGAAGTGAACGCGCTTCTTCGTGCCATCGACGAAGCGAACGTCGACGTGCCCGAAGTCGTGCTGCGAGGACTCGCCCGGCAGTCCTTCGAACCGAACGACGGGCGCGGTACGCGCAGGACGAGCGGACGCGACGAGCGAATAGAACGCGCTCTTGCCGCCGCCGTAGCCCTTCTCCAGCGCGCGCCGAAGCAGCTCCTGCGTCGGCAGATCCGGCTCCTCCTCGAGCCAAGCGCGCACGTCATCGGCGAACGGTGCGGCCTTCGACGGCCGACCGATCCCGCGCTTGCGATGCTCGGCGCGATCATCGACGTGCTCGACGGGCGCCTCGTCGCGAATGCGCTTGATCGTCGCGACCGACACACCGGTCCGCTCCGCGATCGCGTCGAGCGGGATCGCGACCGAGAGCAAGACCTGGATCTCGTGGCGCTTGAGCAGAGGAAGCATGTCCTCCGCGCCGCGCCCATCGCGTCCACTCACCGCCACCGTTCCGAACAGCATGGCGCCCATCGCCATCGCCAGCAGGGTCATCCTCGCTCCCTCCTCCGAGGGAGCTCAGATTTTCCGGAACGCTTCAGCTCAGATTTTCCGGAACCACCAGCGGGAATGGGAGCGCGCTGCGCGAAGATGGGAACGCGCTGCGCGCGGATGGGAGCGCGATGCGCGCGAGGACGACCCGCTTCCTCTCTGCTCGTGCGCGCGCGGCGGACGCGTCGCGTCGATGGGCACGCACATCGTCGTGGTGTTCCTTCTCCTCCTGCCCTCCTCAGAAATTCTCGTCGTGCGAGCTCGGCGGACGCGTCGCGTCGACGGGCACGCACATGGCCGTGGTGTTCCTCGCCCTTCCTGCGCTCCCGAGCGGCCCGGGCTCCTGCGCTCCTCGATGGATGGCGCGCCGTGTGCTCGTGCGAGAGGCCGACGCTGCGATCGAGCCGGAGCGAGCTCCGGGCTGTGGCGGGAGGCCGCAGCAGGGGAGGGACAGCGTGACCTCACCGCGCAGCGTCGGAGGAGCCGATGCACCGCTTCGCCCGACGATTCGCCGTCCTCGCGCTGTCTTGCAGCGTGATCACAGCCGTGCTCGCGGATGCGAGCAGCGCCGACGCTCAACGCCGCCGACGCCCCTCGGGGCGCGCGCGCGACGCGCAGACCCAAGCCCAAGAGCAGCAACGCGAGGGCGTCGATCCGCGGCTCGACGAGGAAGCGCGACAGCTCTTCCTCGCAGGGCAGACCGCGTACGACGCGGGCCGCTACGAGGCCGCGCTCGACTACTTCACGCGCGCCCACGCGCTGAGCGGGCGGCCGGGGCTGCTCTTCAACATCGCGTCGGCCTCGGAGCGCCTGCGCCGCGACGACGAGGCGCTGCGCGCGTACGAGGACTACCTCCGCGCGATGCCCGACGCGCCGAACCGCGAGTTCGCGCAGCAGCGCATCGCCTTCTTGCGCGAGCAGATCGCGGCCGACGCGCGCCTGCGCGAAGCAGCGCAGCGTGCCCAGGGGAGCGACGTGCGCATCGACGCGCGCGAGGAGGACGACGCGGCGGCTCCGTCGGGCGCGCCGCGCGTGCGCGCTGCCGAGCCTCGGCCTGTCGGGGAGCCCACGATCGCGCCGGGCGCGCTCGCGATCGAAGAGCAGCGCGACGATCGCGACGGCGGCGACATCACGGACGAGTGGTGGTTCTGGACGCTGGTCGGCGTCGCGGTGGTGGGCACGGGCGTCGGCGTGGGCGCCGCGATCGCGGCCGCGACCGACGGAGGCTCGGGCCCGCCGGTCGAGGGCGACTTCGGTCCGGGCGGCGTGATCGTCGCGCTGGAGGCGTTCTGATGCGCGCCCGTCTCGCGCTGCTGTGCGCCGCGATCGCGCTGGTCGCGTGCACGTCCGAGGACGACGACGCGACGCGCGTCGTGGTGACGATCGACGCCGATGAGACGATGCGCGCGCAGGTCGCGTCGCTGCGGCTGCGCGTCGACCCCGACTCGCAGGGCGGCGAGGCGACGTTCGATCAGACGCTCGCCGCGCGCAGCTTCGACTGGCCGGCGCGCACGACGGTGGTGCCGCGCGAAGGGGACGCGTCGCGCACGTACCTCGTCGAGGCGATCGCGCTCGACCCGTCGGGCGCCCCGCTCGTGATCGCGCGCGCGATCAGCGGCTTCGTGCCGGGCGAGACGCGCGAGCTGCGCATCGAGCTGACGGCGGCGTGCCTCGGCGTCGAGTGCGCGGCGGAGGCCACGTGCGCTGCGGGCCAGTGCGTCGACGCGCGCATCGCCGCCGCGTCGCTGCCGCGCTTCGGCCAGACCGGCATGGACGCCGGCGTCGACGACGCGGGCACCGATCCCGACGGCGGCGTCGACGCGTGCACGCCGGCCGCGACCTACGCCGACGAGGACGGCGACGGCTTCGGCGATCCCGCGACGCTCGAGACGAGCTGCACGGTGCCCGACGGTCGCGTGACGCGCGCGGGAGACTGCGACGACACGTGCGACACGTGCCGGCCCGAGGGCGTCGAGGTGTGCGACGGCGAGCGCGACGAGGACTGCGACGGCACCGCCGACGAGGGCTGCGCGTGCACGACCGGTGCGTCGCGTGCGTGCCCCGGCGCGAGCGACGTCGGCGAGTGCGTCGCGGGCACGCAGCGCTGCGTCGAGGGCACGTGGAGCGTGTGCGGCGATCGCGTCGACCCGCTGCCCGAGACGTGCGACGGCGGCGACGAGGACTGCGACGGTCGCGTCGACGAAGGCCTGCAGCGCGCGTGTGAAGGCGCGTGCGGCACCGGCACCGAGACGTGCCGCGCGGGCGAGTGGCAAGGCTGCACGGTGCGCGCGCCGCGCGCCGAGACGTGCAACGGGATGGACGACGACTGCGACGGCAGCACCGACGAGGGCGTGCAGTCGACGTTCTATCGCGACGCCGACGCCGACACGTACGGCGCGGCGACGCAGACCGCGCTCGGGTGCCGCGCGCCGGCCGGGTACGTGACGCGCGCCGGCGACTGCGACGACACGTGCCGCACGTGTCGCCCGGGTGGACGCGAGACCTGCGACGGTCGTCTCGACGAGGACTGCAACGGCACCGTCGATCAGGGCTGCGCGTGCACCGCGGGCGCGACGCGCGCGTGCCCGGGCGGCGTCGACACCGGCGAGTGCAGCGCGGGCACGCAGACGTGCACCGGCGGCACGTGGGGCACGTGCACGGGCGCGGTCGAGCCCGCGGCCGAGACCTGCAACGCGCGCGACGACGACTGCGACGCGCGCGTCGACGAGGGCGTGCAGCGCGCGTGCGGGCCGATGACGGAAGTCGGCGTCTGCCGGCGCGGCACCCAGGCGTGCAGCGCGGGCGCGTGGGGCACGTGCAGCGGCGCGGTGAGCGCGGGCACCGAGAGCTGCAACGCGCTCGACGACGACTGCGACGGCACGACCGACGAAGGCGTGCGCACGACGTTCTACGCGGATGCCGACGACGACGGCTACGGCGTGACGTCGAGCGCGATCCAGGCGTGCATGCGCCCGAGCGGCTACGCGACGCAGGGCGGCGACTGCGACGATGCGCGCGACGACGTGCGACCGGGCGCGACCGAGACCTGCGACGGGATCGATCAGGACTGCGACGAGCGGGTCGACGACGGCATCACGTGCATGCCCGACGCGGGCGCGCGCGACGCCGGCACGAGCACCGGGGTGATGGACGCCGGCGTGCCCGACGACGAGTGATCCGAGGCTGCGGCGCGGGCGATCAGCGAACGTCCGCGCCGCAGCCGGGGCACTTCGGGATCCCGCGCGGGAAGGGCGCGCGGCACGCGTGGCAGATCACGCGCCCGCCGATCGAGTGCTCGGCGATGACGACCATCGCGGGATGACGCGCCTCGAGCTCGCGCGTGCTCATCTTCGCGCCCTCGGCGGGCGGGGACCAGACGAGATCGCCGGCGATCATCTCGTGCGGCTGCACGCTGCGCAGGCCGCGCAGCGCGATCGCGAGATCGTTCGCGTCGTTCGCCTGCACGTCGACGAGCTCGCGCGAGGCAGCGACGATCACGGTGATCACCACCGCGCCCTCGGCGGGGTGCGCGCTGGGATCCGCGATGCCCGACGCGTCCGACGTGATCGCGGCCCGCGCTCCGTCGGCGAGCGAGCGGAAGTGGTGCTCGGCGTCGGGCGGCGACATCGGGTGGAAGTTCGAGACCTCCGCGCGCAGCCACGCGACGCGCGCTTCGTCGAGCGCCTGCGCGATCGCGGCGACGTGCTTCACGAGCCCGGGCTTCTTGCGCGCGTCGGCGCCCTTCGCGAGCTCGAGGTAGCGCTTGCGCACGAACGCGCGCGCACGCCAGTCGATCGCGATGCGCACCGCGGTGATGTCGACCTGGTTCCAGAGCGGCGAGCCCGCGGCGGGCGGGCGGCCGAACGGCATGCCGGCGTCGCCCGCGCTGCGCCGCGAGCCGCGCACGAGGAGCCACGCGCCGCCCGCGAGCACGACGATGATCAGCGTCGGGATCGGCCCGACGGTCACGAGCAGCACGCGGATGAGCATGAAGACGAGGTACGCGGCGCCCCCACCGTCGTCGTCCGACGAGCTCCCACCACCGCCGCCGCCACCGCTCCCGCCGCCGCCCCAGTTGCCGCCGCCGAAGCTGCCGCCGGTGCCCTGCGCGAGCGCGCTCTCGGGCCAGAAGAGCAGCGCGAACGCGGCGATCAGCGCCGCGAGCCAGAGCGCCCACGAGCGCGTCGTGATCCCTCGCATCGGGCGCATCGTACACCCCCTTTCGCGCCCAGGTTCCTCTGCTAGTCTCCGCGCCGCCGCGATGCCCATCGACACCGACACGCTGCGCAAGGGCCTCGAGCTCACGCTCGACGCGACCGACCTCGGAGGCCCGCCGCCGCGCGGCCTCGGCACGAAGTACGAGGGCAAGGTCCGCGACAATTACCTGCCCGGCGACGGTCGCCGCATCCTCGTCACGACCGACCGCATCAGCGCGTTCGATCGCGTGCTCGGCACGCTGCCCTTCAAGGGCCAGGTGCTCAACCAGCTCGCGGCGTGGTGGTTCGATCAGACGAAGGACGTCGCGTCGAACCACGTGCTCTCGATCCCCGATCCGAACGTCACGATCGGCATCGACTGCCGCCCGCTCGAGGTCGAGCTCGTCGTGCGCGCGTACCTCACCGGCGTCACGTCGACGAGCATCTGGACGCACTACGCGAAGGGCGCGCGCACGTTCTGTGGGCACGCGCTCCCCGACGGGCTCGCGAAGAACGACGCGCTGCCCGCGCCGATCCTCACGCCGAGCACGAAGGCGGAGAAGGGCGGCCACGACGTGAGCGTGTCGCGCGACGAGCTGCTCGCGATGGGCCGGGTGAGCGCGGAAGAATTCGATCGCGCATCGCAGCTCGCGCTCGCGCTGTTCCGCCGCGGCCAGGAGCTCTGCGCGAAGCGCGGGCTGATCCTCGTCGACACGAAGTACGAGATGGGCGTCGACCCGAGCGGGCGCATCGTCGTGATCGACGAGATGCACACGCCCGACTCGTCGCGCTACTGGTTCCGCGAGAGCTACGAGGAGCGCCGCGCGCGGGGCGAGGAGCCCGAGAGCTTCGACAAGGAGTACGTGCGTCGCTGGCTCGCGGCGCAGGGCTGGACCGGCGACGGCCCGATGCCGCCGATCCCCGACGAGGTGCGCATCGAAGCGTCGCGCCGCTACGTCGAGGCGTGCGAGACGATCATGGGCCGCGCGTTCGTGCCCGACCTCGAGGACCCGCAGGTGCGCTTGCGCCGCAACCTCGGCCTCACGCGGTAGACGCTCTCCGGAGCGTCGCGACCCGACACCGTGCGTTCTCGTCGAGACTCCAACGAAACCTCCGGAGAGGCGGAAATGAAGGCCAAGATCTACGTCACGCTGAAGCGCGAGGTGCTCGATCCCCAGGGCGACGCGGTGCGCCGCGCGCTCGGCTCGATGGGCTTCGAGGGGGTGCGCGACGTGCGCATCGGCAAGCTCGTCGAGATGCAGATCGATCGGACGGATCGCGCGGGCGTCGAGGCCGACGTGAAGTCGATGGGCGAGAAGCTCCTCGCGAACCCGGTGATCGAGGACTTCCGCTTCGAGATCGTCGACTGAGCTCAGGCGATCTCGAGCGCGTCGGCCACGTCGCGCGCGCTCGGGCGCTCGGCGGGATCGAGCGCGAGGCACGCCTCGAGGATCGTCACGATCGCGGGATCGCCGCTCGGCCAGTGAGGCGCGAGCGGGAGGCGTGGCGGTGGCCTGCGCTCTTCGAGCACGGCGAGCGCGACCGGCTGGTCGTACGGCTTGCGCCCGATCAGCAGCTCGTACGCGAGCACGCCGAACGCGAACAGGTCGGACGCCGGACGCAGCGCGTCGGGGCCGCGCGCCAG includes:
- a CDS encoding tetratricopeptide repeat protein, which gives rise to MHRFARRFAVLALSCSVITAVLADASSADAQRRRRPSGRARDAQTQAQEQQREGVDPRLDEEARQLFLAGQTAYDAGRYEAALDYFTRAHALSGRPGLLFNIASASERLRRDDEALRAYEDYLRAMPDAPNREFAQQRIAFLREQIAADARLREAAQRAQGSDVRIDAREEDDAAAPSGAPRVRAAEPRPVGEPTIAPGALAIEEQRDDRDGGDITDEWWFWTLVGVAVVGTGVGVGAAIAAATDGGSGPPVEGDFGPGGVIVALEAF
- a CDS encoding phosphoribosylaminoimidazolesuccinocarboxamide synthase; translation: MPIDTDTLRKGLELTLDATDLGGPPPRGLGTKYEGKVRDNYLPGDGRRILVTTDRISAFDRVLGTLPFKGQVLNQLAAWWFDQTKDVASNHVLSIPDPNVTIGIDCRPLEVELVVRAYLTGVTSTSIWTHYAKGARTFCGHALPDGLAKNDALPAPILTPSTKAEKGGHDVSVSRDELLAMGRVSAEEFDRASQLALALFRRGQELCAKRGLILVDTKYEMGVDPSGRIVVIDEMHTPDSSRYWFRESYEERRARGEEPESFDKEYVRRWLAAQGWTGDGPMPPIPDEVRIEASRRYVEACETIMGRAFVPDLEDPQVRLRRNLGLTR
- the purS gene encoding phosphoribosylformylglycinamidine synthase subunit PurS, translating into MKAKIYVTLKREVLDPQGDAVRRALGSMGFEGVRDVRIGKLVEMQIDRTDRAGVEADVKSMGEKLLANPVIEDFRFEIVD
- the istA gene encoding IS21 family transposase, with product MTLLAMAMGAMLFGTVAVSGRDGRGAEDMLPLLKRHEIQVLLSVAIPLDAIAERTGVSVATIKRIRDEAPVEHVDDRAEHRKRGIGRPSKAAPFADDVRAWLEEEPDLPTQELLRRALEKGYGGGKSAFYSLVASARPARTAPVVRFEGLPGESSQHDFGHVDVRFVDGTKKRVHFFASRLKYSRFVAVTLVPNERVETLVRTLVKHFREFGGVPLLAVFDRPRTIVTKSGPGREVEQFNTTFAEVMLELGVGAEMCAPRSGNQKGSVEQLVKWVKSSFFKWRMFADERDLEAQLAAWVRQVNFETPNRATAEIPEARRQQELPRLRPVRLTPETLAMRVPVFVGPTAEVMFEGRAYSMPPQAANVPGTAFVYEDRLRIVAGRHEVEHARGKPGDPPASLPEHRADKLAAVHGARARLYEKREQLLRLGPDALALLTALTHRAPTRSAEHVERLYALYEEHDDDAMRAAISRAVARGTLTISAVGEALSSSDRAKDERELDRTREAQPRAPRAHVAKKRTPRAERKRGAR
- a CDS encoding putative metal-binding motif-containing protein, yielding MRARLALLCAAIALVACTSEDDDATRVVVTIDADETMRAQVASLRLRVDPDSQGGEATFDQTLAARSFDWPARTTVVPREGDASRTYLVEAIALDPSGAPLVIARAISGFVPGETRELRIELTAACLGVECAAEATCAAGQCVDARIAAASLPRFGQTGMDAGVDDAGTDPDGGVDACTPAATYADEDGDGFGDPATLETSCTVPDGRVTRAGDCDDTCDTCRPEGVEVCDGERDEDCDGTADEGCACTTGASRACPGASDVGECVAGTQRCVEGTWSVCGDRVDPLPETCDGGDEDCDGRVDEGLQRACEGACGTGTETCRAGEWQGCTVRAPRAETCNGMDDDCDGSTDEGVQSTFYRDADADTYGAATQTALGCRAPAGYVTRAGDCDDTCRTCRPGGRETCDGRLDEDCNGTVDQGCACTAGATRACPGGVDTGECSAGTQTCTGGTWGTCTGAVEPAAETCNARDDDCDARVDEGVQRACGPMTEVGVCRRGTQACSAGAWGTCSGAVSAGTESCNALDDDCDGTTDEGVRTTFYADADDDGYGVTSSAIQACMRPSGYATQGGDCDDARDDVRPGATETCDGIDQDCDERVDDGITCMPDAGARDAGTSTGVMDAGVPDDE
- a CDS encoding DUF1517 domain-containing protein, with amino-acid sequence MRGITTRSWALWLAALIAAFALLFWPESALAQGTGGSFGGGNWGGGGSGGGGGGGSSSDDDGGGAAYLVFMLIRVLLVTVGPIPTLIIVVLAGGAWLLVRGSRRSAGDAGMPFGRPPAAGSPLWNQVDITAVRIAIDWRARAFVRKRYLELAKGADARKKPGLVKHVAAIAQALDEARVAWLRAEVSNFHPMSPPDAEHHFRSLADGARAAITSDASGIADPSAHPAEGAVVITVIVAASRELVDVQANDANDLAIALRGLRSVQPHEMIAGDLVWSPPAEGAKMSTRELEARHPAMVVIAEHSIGGRVICHACRAPFPRGIPKCPGCGADVR